Proteins encoded within one genomic window of Tidjanibacter massiliensis:
- a CDS encoding M12 family metallopeptidase, with product MKKLYCILALAICAWMPACSDFTDETPVLPQQEEKLSVQVETLGNGNELWTYPNGVRVERTPAGEFFWQGDILLADWQLQALTGPTTRGLILNRPWTDGIVYYEWDTDIVNQTKNMVLGAMKVWTDKCGIEFIDITGKSSYSNRIKILYGESNSSQLGMIGKVQSLSLNKTGSDVYTVIHELGHALGLEHEHCRADRDDYIVIFFDNIYPDQRHNFDKVTLGNNYKQFTEFDYSSVMIYNSFTTDETVAIDIAEPILRRKDGAQIQRRQTPSDLDVKTVNEMYKKKKYAIKARCECSLSGTTVGAGNYTYASTCTLRATPAQNRRFAGWYQDGKLVSTLNPYSFKVAGDQILIARFTTTNNCYSVETSVSKHANPGNLLSPREGGTVSPGSLNATANVLLTFQATSALGFYFVRWVDLDSGETISTKNPCSMKITRDMRVHAEFNQPIMIPSQN from the coding sequence ATGAAGAAATTATACTGTATTCTGGCTTTGGCGATATGTGCATGGATGCCCGCCTGTTCTGATTTCACCGATGAAACACCTGTCCTGCCCCAACAGGAAGAAAAACTTTCGGTTCAAGTCGAAACTTTGGGTAACGGAAATGAATTATGGACGTATCCGAACGGGGTGCGTGTAGAGCGTACTCCCGCGGGTGAGTTCTTCTGGCAGGGAGATATTCTGCTCGCAGACTGGCAGCTCCAGGCATTGACCGGGCCGACGACTCGCGGATTGATATTGAACCGACCGTGGACTGACGGTATCGTCTATTACGAATGGGATACCGATATTGTTAACCAGACAAAAAACATGGTACTCGGGGCCATGAAAGTATGGACGGACAAATGCGGTATAGAGTTCATCGATATTACGGGTAAAAGTTCCTATTCGAATCGAATTAAAATACTATACGGTGAGAGTAATAGTTCTCAATTAGGGATGATTGGCAAGGTACAAAGCTTATCTTTAAATAAAACGGGGTCGGATGTATATACGGTCATTCATGAACTGGGCCATGCATTGGGATTGGAGCATGAACATTGTCGGGCGGACCGGGATGACTACATCGTTATTTTTTTCGACAACATCTACCCGGACCAACGACATAATTTCGATAAGGTAACTTTGGGTAACAATTATAAACAATTCACAGAGTTCGATTATTCCTCGGTAATGATATACAATTCATTTACAACGGATGAAACAGTTGCTATCGATATTGCGGAACCGATACTCAGGCGAAAGGACGGAGCACAGATTCAACGCAGGCAAACCCCCAGCGATCTCGACGTCAAGACCGTCAATGAAATGTATAAAAAGAAAAAATACGCTATAAAGGCCCGCTGCGAATGTTCCCTTTCCGGAACCACAGTCGGTGCCGGAAACTATACCTATGCTTCTACGTGTACTCTGCGGGCCACTCCTGCACAAAACAGACGTTTCGCCGGCTGGTACCAAGACGGCAAGCTCGTTTCTACGCTCAATCCATATTCCTTTAAGGTGGCGGGTGACCAAATTCTCATTGCCCGATTCACGACGACGAATAATTGCTACTCCGTAGAGACATCGGTATCCAAACATGCGAATCCGGGCAATCTTCTTTCTCCCCGCGAGGGTGGTACGGTGTCGCCCGGCTCCTTGAATGCAACGGCCAATGTCCTATTAACCTTTCAGGCGACATCAGCTCTCGGTTTTTATTTTGTCCGATGGGTGGACTTGGATTCGGGAGAAACCATCTCCACAAAGAATCCCTGTTCTATGAAAATCACCCGGGATATGCGGGTACATGCAGAATTCAACCAACCCATTATGATACCTTCTCAAAATTAA
- a CDS encoding DUF4377 domain-containing protein, which produces MKKFVALVTLILGAALTLTAFDTVEEPEPECVCGAAGPLRNKTVEEQELERFLKEFPYKIFFVERWILIVASEKYHNPECNWSEKELYESERWYYVKSSSEEEWSRIVWPITDFAYEKGYEYVIEGICIDYSPRNDDVLDRTFKCCRILSRQKKQSENLPR; this is translated from the coding sequence ATGAAAAAATTTGTTGCTCTTGTGACTTTAATATTGGGTGCCGCTCTTACCCTTACCGCTTTCGATACGGTCGAAGAACCGGAACCGGAGTGCGTCTGCGGGGCGGCTGGCCCATTGAGAAACAAGACTGTCGAAGAGCAGGAGCTGGAGCGCTTCCTCAAAGAATTTCCGTATAAAATCTTTTTTGTTGAAAGATGGATATTGATCGTTGCATCTGAAAAATACCATAACCCGGAGTGTAACTGGTCTGAAAAAGAATTATACGAAAGTGAGCGCTGGTATTACGTAAAAAGCAGCTCTGAAGAAGAATGGTCGAGGATTGTTTGGCCTATTACTGACTTTGCCTATGAGAAGGGATACGAGTATGTGATTGAGGGAATTTGCATAGATTATTCTCCTCGAAACGATGACGTGCTGGATAGGACTTTCAAGTGTTGCAGGATTCTGTCCAGGCAGAAAAAGCAGTCGGAAAACCTGCCTCGATAA
- a CDS encoding AAA family ATPase gives MKILKNPFIVSGYVSADYFCDREVETEELTQALVNGRNTVIVSPRRMGKTGLIEHCFHQERIAREYYTFFVDIYATGSLKELVFMLGKHIFDTLKPKGRKFAEEFFAAIASLRPAFKLDAVTGEPVFDIGIGEIRRPEVSLEELFAYLEAADKPCLVAIDEFQQIARYPEKNVEAVLRTHIQKCTNTTFVFAGSQRHMMQNIFFSASRPFYQSASFMNLGPIAEEAYRRFVQRHFRQAGKEISGECIERIYTLFEGHTWYMQSMLNRLYEQTAKGEGATLEEADIVLHQTVNAQQAMYQNMVAMLSERQKELLFAIGKEGRAREITSVDFVTRHGLYSSSSVQSAARQLLEKEFITKEENVYQVYDRFFGLWLAETYGTGYRL, from the coding sequence ATGAAAATATTGAAAAATCCCTTCATTGTCAGCGGCTACGTTTCCGCCGACTATTTCTGCGACCGAGAAGTCGAAACCGAGGAGCTTACACAGGCTCTCGTAAACGGGCGTAATACGGTCATCGTATCGCCCCGTCGCATGGGCAAGACCGGACTTATCGAACATTGTTTCCATCAGGAGCGGATTGCCCGGGAATATTACACGTTCTTCGTGGACATTTACGCTACCGGTTCGCTCAAGGAGTTGGTGTTCATGCTCGGCAAACACATCTTCGATACGTTGAAACCCAAAGGCCGGAAGTTTGCAGAGGAATTTTTCGCGGCTATCGCCTCCCTGCGTCCGGCTTTCAAGCTCGATGCCGTCACCGGAGAGCCCGTATTCGACATCGGTATCGGGGAGATTCGCCGGCCGGAAGTGTCGCTGGAGGAGCTGTTCGCCTACCTCGAAGCTGCCGACAAGCCCTGTTTGGTGGCTATCGACGAGTTTCAGCAAATCGCCCGGTATCCCGAAAAGAACGTGGAAGCCGTTCTGCGTACTCACATTCAAAAATGTACCAATACGACTTTCGTATTCGCCGGCAGCCAGCGGCACATGATGCAGAATATCTTTTTTTCGGCCTCGCGGCCTTTTTACCAGAGCGCGTCGTTCATGAATCTCGGACCTATCGCAGAAGAGGCGTATCGCCGATTCGTACAGCGCCATTTCCGGCAGGCGGGCAAGGAGATTTCCGGGGAGTGTATCGAACGTATCTATACGCTGTTCGAGGGACATACGTGGTATATGCAGAGTATGTTGAACCGTCTGTACGAACAGACCGCCAAAGGAGAAGGGGCGACGCTCGAAGAGGCGGATATCGTACTGCATCAGACCGTGAACGCACAACAGGCGATGTATCAGAACATGGTCGCCATGCTTTCCGAGCGGCAGAAGGAGCTGCTGTTCGCTATCGGCAAGGAGGGGCGTGCCCGTGAGATTACGTCGGTAGATTTCGTAACCCGGCATGGTCTGTATTCTTCCAGCAGTGTGCAGTCGGCAGCCCGGCAGTTGCTCGAAAAGGAGTTCATAACCAAAGAAGAAAACGTCTATCAGGTGTACGACCGTTTCTTCGGCTTATGGTTGGCCGAGACCTACGGGACGGGATACCGGCTGTAG
- a CDS encoding ParB/RepB/Spo0J family partition protein has protein sequence MKTKNVKNSKEITENNATTDTTVQASMDGQRAEAGAPAETEEIQNTETVQAPTDHTPEALPTVLMDIAQLRTSPYNPRTTYEEEGIKELAATLRESGLLHPLHVRPKDGHYEIITGERRFHAAKLLGWKQIAVYVRETTDAQARDMALTENLQREDMAPMDEARAYKTLVSEGADIYTLAAKYGKSDRYIYDRLKLNDLIPAIADLLSRKMIGLGIALEVSKCEKFIQQDLYENHLKGSAEDDTPQTGWRGKGLADFRRLLQDAYTSDLTRYAFDKSDCLHCVHNTNTYDMFAETNSCGHCTDRECLQAKNAAFVLEKSRALLKVDPRIVVANCSYGYTNPVVRQNLEEEGHTVKKVGFGYRTLPAEPQAPQAEQFREAHEYEQAVERYEMQRQEYEQTLQEALQQAEAGAIRLMVSPEPTDARLIAIPVNHREKEPDFVKRLSQEKQANVERAITKTVEDTRKMMRKEQMEAPVFSAFDENVLLYCLLDALRHDHLALFGEKYRESHYLTDADKLEIVKNLTPEQRDIIRHDYIVEALSKKGESKIVGQMIMEYANIHYNRQFSLIKAGHEETCENRNDRLDERIAEFQAKERGKKEQEKKKRKKQAATETQAVTAVSAA, from the coding sequence ATGAAAACGAAAAACGTAAAAAACAGCAAAGAAATCACCGAGAACAACGCAACGACCGATACTACCGTACAGGCCTCGATGGACGGACAACGGGCCGAAGCCGGCGCCCCGGCGGAAACGGAAGAAATACAGAATACCGAAACGGTACAAGCCCCGACCGACCACACGCCGGAGGCGCTTCCTACCGTGCTGATGGATATTGCGCAACTCCGGACAAGTCCGTACAATCCGCGCACGACTTACGAGGAGGAAGGCATCAAAGAATTGGCGGCAACACTCCGCGAAAGCGGTTTGCTGCACCCTCTGCACGTGCGTCCTAAAGACGGTCATTATGAAATCATAACGGGGGAACGCCGCTTCCACGCCGCAAAACTCCTCGGCTGGAAACAAATCGCCGTATATGTCCGCGAAACGACGGATGCCCAGGCCCGCGATATGGCGCTGACCGAAAACCTCCAGCGGGAGGATATGGCCCCGATGGACGAGGCACGGGCATATAAAACGCTGGTCAGCGAAGGTGCGGACATTTACACTCTCGCGGCCAAGTACGGCAAATCCGACCGATATATATACGACCGGTTGAAATTGAACGACTTGATTCCCGCTATCGCCGACTTGCTGTCACGGAAAATGATTGGATTGGGAATTGCGCTGGAAGTCAGCAAATGCGAGAAATTCATCCAGCAAGATCTTTACGAAAATCATTTGAAAGGTTCTGCCGAAGATGATACGCCCCAAACGGGATGGCGCGGGAAAGGCCTTGCCGATTTCCGACGACTGTTGCAGGATGCCTATACTTCCGACCTTACCCGATACGCTTTCGATAAAAGCGATTGTTTGCATTGTGTCCACAATACCAACACATACGATATGTTTGCCGAAACGAACTCTTGCGGCCATTGCACGGATAGAGAGTGTTTGCAGGCCAAAAATGCCGCTTTCGTGTTGGAGAAAAGCCGCGCCTTGCTCAAAGTGGACCCCCGAATCGTCGTGGCGAATTGCAGTTACGGATACACCAATCCGGTCGTTAGGCAGAACCTCGAAGAGGAAGGACATACGGTGAAAAAGGTCGGATTCGGATACCGTACTTTGCCTGCCGAGCCGCAGGCGCCGCAGGCGGAACAATTCCGGGAGGCGCACGAATACGAACAGGCGGTGGAGCGATACGAAATGCAGAGGCAGGAGTACGAGCAGACATTACAGGAGGCACTCCAGCAGGCCGAAGCGGGGGCGATACGGCTGATGGTATCGCCCGAACCCACCGATGCCCGCCTTATCGCCATACCTGTAAACCACCGCGAAAAAGAGCCGGATTTCGTGAAACGGCTCTCGCAGGAGAAGCAGGCCAATGTCGAGCGGGCGATAACCAAAACGGTCGAGGACACACGGAAGATGATGCGCAAAGAACAGATGGAGGCCCCGGTTTTCTCCGCCTTCGATGAAAACGTATTACTCTATTGTTTGCTCGATGCACTTCGGCACGACCACCTCGCCTTGTTCGGAGAAAAATACCGAGAGTCACATTATTTGACCGACGCCGACAAACTCGAAATCGTCAAGAATCTGACACCCGAACAGCGTGACATCATCCGACACGACTACATTGTCGAAGCATTGTCGAAAAAGGGAGAATCGAAAATTGTCGGGCAGATGATTATGGAATATGCCAACATCCATTATAACAGGCAATTTTCGCTTATCAAAGCCGGACACGAGGAAACGTGCGAGAACCGTAACGACCGCCTCGACGAACGAATCGCGGAATTTCAGGCGAAAGAACGGGGCAAGAAAGAGCAGGAAAAGAAAAAGCGCAAGAAACAGGCGGCAACCGAAACACAGGCGGTAACTGCGGTATCGGCGGCATAA